AACCCGCTGTGGGTATTCCTGGTTATCGGGGAATCCCCAGGCAAATGGTCATTGCTTGGAGGAGCGCTGGTTATCTGTGGAGTAACCTGGTGGTCGCTGAAAAACAGAAAATAAATCGAACACCTGAAATGCTTAAAAAAACCAGCGAACCTCCCTTTCTCAAACCACTCGCCATCTTGACATCGAACCTCAGTGCTTTAGAATAAAAAATGTGATTGCCCAAAACCAGTACTTCATTGGCACTTGTTCCTGGACGGATAAAACACTCCTTGAAAGTGGTTTTTATCCCAAACAGGTCAAAAGCAGCGAACAGCGTCTACGCTACTACGCTACTTGTTTCAACACGGTGGAAATAGATTCCATTTTCTATGCCCTACCTTCGCTTCGCAATGTTTTGAACTGGATAGAGCGAACCCCTCAAGATTTCCTATTTGGTGTTAAGGCCTTTTCTCTTTTCACCGCGCACCAGACACCCTGGAAAACACTTCCCCTTACCCTGCAGGATGCTTTACCTCAAAAGCTAAAAAGCAAAGATATTATCTTCTGGAAGGAATGTTCCTCAGAATTTCAAAAAGAAGTTGTCCACTACTTTTCTTCACTTCTTTTGCCTATGCTTGAAGCAGGTAAGCTGGGATATTTGCTCTTTCAACTTCCACCCTGGTTTTCCAAAACCAGTGAGAACCTGGAACACCTTTCAAAGTTGCGAGAAAGCTTTGCCCCCTTTCCCATAGCCATCGAGTTTCGCAACCGAAGCTGGCTTAAAAGTAAGGAAGAAGCACGACATACCTTTTCCTTCTTACGCAAAAATCAGATGAGCTATGTGGCAGTAGACGAACCCCAGCTTCCCTGGACAGTACCTCCGGTGGTCGAGGTTACTTCCCCAACCATGGTAATTCGCTTCCACGGACGAAACAGTGCTGCCTGGCAGAAGAAGAACGCCACGGTATGGGAACGGTTTAACTACTTTTATACCAGAGAAGAACTATCCACCTGGAGCAGAGTCATTCAGGAAAAGTCAAAAAGCGCAAACCCTGAAAGAATCTTTGTTATGTTCAACAATTGCTTTCGGGATTATGCGATACGCAATGCCCAGATGATGCAAGAACTTTTATTTCAGAATCTTTGAGAGAACCCTTCTCCGAAAAACAGACAATCACTTCCTCTACCAGAAGGCCCTCCTTCTTTAGAAAACTTCCTATGTTCAACCAGGAAAAAACGAGTTTCTCTTTTGCTCTCAAAAAATGCGCCCTGCATCGACAATCAGAAGACCCCAAACCCGGGTGAAAAACCGAACAAACTCCAATTTCACACAAAGTACGAACCAGCTTACATTCAACGTCACCTTTGAACACTGCAACCCCCTGCACCTTTCCTCCCTCAAGTAAATAATCAACGTGCCAGAAACGCTTTTTCTCTCGTCCAAGATGTCTTCTGATCCGCTGATAAATACCCCTTTTAGCTCTGCCTGCATAAACATACCACCCTTCAGGCAGGAAAACCTCACCCAGTGCCCCAACTTTTACCCATACATCTTTATCAAACCTGACCAACAAAAGATAGCTACAGGGAAAATAGGATTTGGCCATTGGCATTAACTCCGCTATACTTTAATTGTAAACTTCACTTTATGGGGAGGTCAAAAATGTTTTCTCCCACAAATAAGAAAGTGGTCGTAACTGGTGGAGCCCAGGGTATTGGTCGAGCAATAAGCAAAATATTTGCTGAACAGGGAGCCCTGGTTTCTCCCTGGGACATAGACCAGGAAGCGCTCGAGGACCTGCAAGATGAATATTCAGGACTTGCTTCTCGATTTTTGCCTCTTCCCTGTGATGTAGCTAGCGAAACGGAAGTCAGAGAAAGCGCAACGCACCTCGCTAAGGTGTGGAACCGGGTCGATATTTTAATCAACAACGCAGGAATAAATATTGTGAAACCGCTTGAAGAACTGAGCACTGAGGAGTGGAATCGGGTAATTGCTACCAACCTGCAAAGCGTTTACCTTGTAACTCGCTATCTTCTACCATTGATGCCCCGGGGAGCAAGTATCATCAACATCGCCTCCACACGGGCATTGATGTCAGAACCTAACACCGAAGCTTATTCCGCCTCAAAGGGTGGAATCCTTGCCCTGACTCACGCTATGGCCATATCGCTTGCTCCGCGCGGAATCCGGGTAAATGCTATCTCACCGGGGTGGATTGAAACCTCCAATTGGAAAAAGCGGAGCATCAGGAAAGAACCGTTGCTCCGGGACATCGACCACCTGCAGCACCCTGCAGGTAGAGTAGGCAAACCCGAAGATATAGCCTATGCCTGCCTATTCCTATCCTCCGAAGAAGCTTCCTTTATAACCGGAGTGAACTTGGTCGTCGATGGCGGTATGACGGTAAAGATGATTTATGCAGAGTAAAAAGGAGGGAATTACTTTGGAAATAATCGATATTTCTTTACCCCTTGAGTCCACCATGCCC
This portion of the Thermatribacter velox genome encodes:
- a CDS encoding DUF72 domain-containing protein yields the protein MIAQNQYFIGTCSWTDKTLLESGFYPKQVKSSEQRLRYYATCFNTVEIDSIFYALPSLRNVLNWIERTPQDFLFGVKAFSLFTAHQTPWKTLPLTLQDALPQKLKSKDIIFWKECSSEFQKEVVHYFSSLLLPMLEAGKLGYLLFQLPPWFSKTSENLEHLSKLRESFAPFPIAIEFRNRSWLKSKEEARHTFSFLRKNQMSYVAVDEPQLPWTVPPVVEVTSPTMVIRFHGRNSAAWQKKNATVWERFNYFYTREELSTWSRVIQEKSKSANPERIFVMFNNCFRDYAIRNAQMMQELLFQNL
- a CDS encoding DUF123 domain-containing protein → MAKSYFPCSYLLLVRFDKDVWVKVGALGEVFLPEGWYVYAGRAKRGIYQRIRRHLGREKKRFWHVDYLLEGGKVQGVAVFKGDVECKLVRTLCEIGVCSVFHPGLGSSDCRCRAHFLRAKEKLVFSWLNIGSFLKKEGLLVEEVIVCFSEKGSLKDSEIKVLASSGHCVSHNPESNC
- a CDS encoding SDR family oxidoreductase gives rise to the protein MFSPTNKKVVVTGGAQGIGRAISKIFAEQGALVSPWDIDQEALEDLQDEYSGLASRFLPLPCDVASETEVRESATHLAKVWNRVDILINNAGINIVKPLEELSTEEWNRVIATNLQSVYLVTRYLLPLMPRGASIINIASTRALMSEPNTEAYSASKGGILALTHAMAISLAPRGIRVNAISPGWIETSNWKKRSIRKEPLLRDIDHLQHPAGRVGKPEDIAYACLFLSSEEASFITGVNLVVDGGMTVKMIYAE